A portion of the Candidatus Binataceae bacterium genome contains these proteins:
- the sixA gene encoding phosphohistidine phosphatase SixA, with protein MILYILRHGIAEDGPPAGGDDGARRLTARGRDKVRAAAVGMRALGLKLDALLTSPLVRAAETAELVAAAWSNAPKPETLAALATGVSPAETVSALKSYERHDQVMIVGHEPGLSSIASLLLTGSANSLAIDLKKCGLIALKLPDGVGRGRAQLCWMLTPRQLRRLRK; from the coding sequence ATGATTCTCTACATCCTGCGCCATGGAATCGCCGAGGACGGGCCGCCGGCGGGCGGCGACGACGGCGCGCGCCGGCTCACCGCGCGCGGGCGCGACAAGGTACGCGCCGCGGCGGTCGGAATGCGCGCACTCGGGCTCAAGTTGGACGCGCTCCTCACCAGTCCTCTGGTGCGCGCTGCCGAAACCGCCGAGCTGGTCGCCGCGGCGTGGTCGAACGCGCCGAAGCCTGAGACGCTTGCCGCGCTCGCCACGGGTGTCTCGCCCGCGGAGACCGTCTCCGCGCTCAAATCCTACGAGCGCCACGATCAGGTGATGATCGTCGGCCACGAACCGGGGCTGAGCTCGATCGCTTCGCTCCTGCTGACCGGCTCGGCGAACAGCCTGGCGATCGACCTCAAGAAATGCGGGCTTATCGCGTTAAAACTGCCTGACGGGGTCGGACGCGGTCGGGCGCAGTTGTGCTGGATGCTCACACCGCGCCAGCTACGCCGCCTGCGTAAGTAA
- the tmk gene encoding dTMP kinase produces MSDRPPQTKRWYGHGLPYLEHKPLPGHLIVIEGTDGVGRSTQIELLRGWLELEGYAVSNTGWTRSPLLSETITDAKAGHQLTPLTFSLLYAADFADRLEHEILPALQAGFIVIADRYMYTAFARNAVMGADPEWTHEVFGMALVPDLVLYLEIDIDTLVPRVVRGKGMDYWESGLHLALSSDIFDSFQNYQRRLIAEYNRLAREFGFVTVDARRAIDEIQAELRHHVSDYLHRAQAATVVQLDASDRKG; encoded by the coding sequence ATGTCCGATCGTCCGCCCCAGACTAAGCGCTGGTACGGCCACGGTTTGCCCTACCTCGAGCACAAACCGCTGCCCGGCCATCTTATCGTGATCGAGGGCACCGACGGCGTCGGCCGCTCGACCCAGATCGAGCTGCTGCGCGGATGGCTGGAGCTGGAGGGCTACGCGGTCAGCAACACGGGATGGACCCGCTCGCCGCTGCTCTCGGAAACCATCACCGACGCCAAGGCCGGCCATCAGCTTACCCCGCTGACTTTCAGCCTGCTGTACGCCGCCGACTTCGCCGACCGCCTCGAGCACGAGATTCTGCCCGCGCTCCAGGCCGGCTTCATCGTGATCGCCGACCGCTACATGTACACGGCGTTTGCGCGCAACGCCGTGATGGGCGCCGATCCGGAGTGGACGCACGAGGTTTTCGGGATGGCGCTGGTGCCCGACCTCGTGCTGTATCTCGAAATCGACATTGACACGCTGGTGCCGCGGGTGGTGCGCGGCAAGGGAATGGACTATTGGGAGTCAGGACTGCATCTCGCGCTCTCCAGCGACATCTTCGACTCCTTCCAGAATTACCAGCGCCGGCTCATCGCCGAGTACAACCGCCTCGCTCGCGAGTTCGGCTTCGTCACGGTGGACGCGCGCCGCGCGATCGACGAGATCCAGGCCGAGCTGCGCCATCACGTCTCGGACTACCTGCATCGCGCTCAGGCCGCAACGGTCGTCCAGCTCGATGCGTCGGACCGCAAGGGCTAG
- a CDS encoding thymidylate kinase yields MDVREKVGLAGEAARPSGHGQTSDAARPLNGHRPTLLSSPHPYPGRLIAVEGIDGSGKSTQLQLLERWLRARGYPVHFTEWNSSRLVRTSMRRGKRRNLLTPSTFSLLHAVDFADRFIYQILPPLRAGMVVLADRYVYTAFARDVARGVDPDWVRAVYRFAPRPDLTFLFRVPIEVSAERLLAGRAKLKYYEAGMDLGLSSDPVESFRLFQARVLGIYDQLAEEFGMRVIDASQDIAAQQKIVRRMTNEVLREYDHPRVNHSHVRSSAPD; encoded by the coding sequence ATGGACGTGCGAGAGAAGGTCGGACTTGCTGGCGAAGCTGCTCGGCCGTCAGGTCACGGTCAGACCAGCGACGCGGCGCGTCCGCTGAACGGGCATCGCCCCACGCTGCTCAGCTCGCCCCATCCCTATCCGGGCCGGCTGATCGCGGTTGAGGGAATCGACGGCTCGGGCAAATCGACCCAATTGCAACTGCTCGAGCGCTGGCTGCGCGCGCGTGGCTACCCGGTTCACTTCACCGAGTGGAACTCTTCGCGCCTGGTGCGCACCTCGATGCGTCGGGGTAAGCGGCGCAACCTGCTGACGCCGAGCACGTTCAGCCTGCTTCACGCGGTCGATTTCGCCGACCGTTTCATCTACCAGATCTTGCCCCCGCTGCGGGCCGGGATGGTCGTGCTCGCCGACCGTTACGTGTACACCGCCTTCGCGCGCGACGTCGCGCGCGGCGTGGATCCCGACTGGGTGCGCGCGGTCTATCGCTTTGCACCGCGCCCCGACCTCACATTCCTGTTCCGGGTGCCGATCGAAGTGTCTGCCGAACGCCTGCTCGCCGGACGCGCCAAGCTCAAATACTATGAGGCCGGGATGGACCTTGGGCTGTCGAGCGACCCCGTCGAGAGCTTCCGCCTGTTTCAGGCGCGCGTGCTGGGGATCTATGACCAGCTCGCAGAGGAGTTCGGTATGCGGGTGATCGACGCCAGCCAGGACATTGCCGCCCAGCAAAAGATCGTGCGCCGGATGACCAACGAAGTCCTGCGCGAGTACGACCATCCGCGCGTCAACCACAGCCATGTCCGATCGTCCGCCCCAGACTAA
- a CDS encoding Ppx/GppA phosphatase family protein: MRLAAIDVGSNSVHMVIAEARHDGRFEVIDRVKEMVRLGRRTFTSGRLERVSMDLAVRALKNFVRLARLRRVERIRAVATSAVREARNRDAFIARIRRETGLRVRVISGDEEARLIFNAVRQALGLDGGPHLLVDIGGGSVELALARDGQAQWMASLPLGVARLTERYLASDPPTASQVRRLEKHLERQLDALMRKARRAGVERAIGTSGTINALVAMVRVARDGEQERLHGLSAAAGDIRRLRERLLKLEAAERAELPGADPKRSDLLPAAAMLTDFILERAGVRELSACTWALREGILLAMVNAGARAQGRLEARRRSVRALARRFVALNGHGPQVARLGLKLFDAAAPILKLDGQARELLEHAALLHDIGRAIDHDRHNRHTYYLVKNAELLGFDPLEIEIIAQAARGHRKPAARLDSPEFRALSPAKRHLVRSLAALLRLADALDRSHFGVVKDIHVRRSPGRFTVTIDAAKGQADLELWTCERRSDLLAKLLGRQVTVRPATRRVR; the protein is encoded by the coding sequence ATGCGCCTTGCGGCGATCGATGTCGGCTCGAATTCGGTGCACATGGTGATCGCCGAGGCGCGCCACGACGGCCGCTTCGAAGTCATCGACCGCGTCAAGGAAATGGTGCGCCTGGGCCGGCGCACGTTTACCAGCGGACGGCTGGAGCGCGTGTCGATGGACCTGGCGGTGCGCGCGCTCAAAAATTTCGTGCGCCTGGCCCGCCTGCGCCGGGTCGAGCGCATCCGCGCGGTGGCCACCAGTGCGGTGCGCGAGGCGCGCAACCGCGACGCCTTCATCGCGCGCATCCGGCGCGAGACCGGATTGCGGGTCCGGGTGATTTCGGGCGACGAGGAGGCGCGGCTGATCTTCAACGCCGTGCGCCAGGCGCTCGGCCTCGACGGCGGCCCCCATTTGCTCGTCGACATCGGCGGCGGCAGCGTCGAGCTCGCGCTCGCGCGCGACGGCCAGGCGCAGTGGATGGCGAGCCTGCCGCTGGGAGTGGCGCGGTTGACCGAGCGCTACCTCGCCTCCGATCCCCCCACCGCCTCGCAGGTGCGCCGTCTGGAGAAACATCTCGAGCGCCAGCTCGACGCGCTGATGCGCAAGGCGCGGCGCGCGGGCGTCGAGCGCGCGATCGGCACCTCGGGGACGATCAACGCGCTGGTCGCGATGGTGCGCGTGGCGCGCGACGGCGAGCAGGAACGCCTGCATGGGCTGAGCGCCGCTGCCGGCGACATCCGCCGTCTGCGCGAGCGCCTGCTCAAGCTCGAGGCCGCCGAGCGCGCCGAGCTTCCCGGCGCCGACCCCAAACGCTCCGATCTGCTGCCCGCCGCGGCCATGCTCACCGATTTCATCCTCGAGCGCGCGGGCGTGCGCGAGCTTAGCGCCTGCACGTGGGCGCTGCGCGAGGGTATTCTGCTCGCGATGGTCAATGCGGGCGCCCGCGCACAGGGCAGGCTTGAGGCGCGTCGGCGCTCGGTGCGGGCGTTGGCGCGGCGCTTCGTGGCGCTCAACGGGCACGGCCCACAGGTCGCGCGCTTGGGGCTCAAGCTGTTCGACGCGGCGGCGCCGATACTCAAGCTCGACGGGCAGGCGCGCGAGCTGCTCGAGCACGCCGCGCTCCTGCACGATATCGGGCGCGCGATCGATCATGACCGCCACAACCGCCACACCTACTACCTGGTCAAGAACGCCGAGCTGCTGGGCTTCGACCCGCTCGAAATCGAAATCATCGCGCAGGCCGCGCGCGGCCATCGCAAGCCGGCGGCGCGGCTCGATTCGCCCGAGTTCCGGGCACTGAGCCCGGCAAAGCGCCATTTGGTGCGCTCGCTGGCCGCGCTCCTGCGCCTGGCCGACGCGCTGGACCGAAGTCACTTCGGTGTGGTTAAAGATATACACGTCAGGCGTTCGCCGGGCCGTTTCACCGTGACAATTGACGCTGCGAAGGGGCAGGCGGATCTCGAATTATGGACGTGCGAGAGAAGGTCGGACTTGCTGGCGAAGCTGCTCGGCCGTCAGGTCACGGTCAGACCAGCGACGCGGCGCGTCCGCTGA
- a CDS encoding DHA2 family efflux MFS transporter permease subunit, whose protein sequence is MESAAAAAAPQAHSAAAHKWLVAIAVMLGTALEVLDTSIVNVSLPHMQGSFSASIDEIAWVVTSYLVANGIMIPMTAWIAGRFGRKRYFLTSVAAFVASSAACGAARTLGQMVLFRLAQGAAGAAMIPSSQAILMETFPPEEQQMAMATWGVGLMVAPIIGPTVGGWITDNWNWRWNFYINVPIGALAFLMVSAFVHDPPYLRQRRARGGAVDYLGIACLIVGLGLLQIVLDRGQRADWFASRWIVAGTALAVLALITLVFNELWCEHPIVDFRILKDRIFSLAVFLIVVMSATLWGTGLLTPVFLQELMGYTAWKAGLVMVPRALSAMFSMFAVGQLARVRVDTRPMIGLGFLLTAIGLWLMSHWNLEVSMYVIVIDSIVLGSGLGMLFPVLSAVGFSGVSRERMGEAASLYNLMRNTGAAVGISYLTNMLVNYEQVHQSRLVEHLSVFDAWRLSQRAPRMPGGPQFHFMSQLVTGQKQQLGMVYGMMMSQSAIMSFDDLYRILSVMMLIMVPAFLGLRWAVRPQAAPAHLE, encoded by the coding sequence GTGGAAAGCGCAGCCGCAGCTGCTGCTCCCCAGGCGCATTCCGCCGCCGCTCACAAGTGGCTGGTCGCGATCGCGGTGATGCTCGGCACCGCGCTCGAAGTGCTCGACACCTCGATCGTCAACGTCTCGCTGCCGCACATGCAGGGCAGCTTCTCCGCCAGCATCGACGAGATCGCCTGGGTCGTCACCAGCTACCTCGTTGCCAACGGGATCATGATCCCGATGACCGCCTGGATCGCCGGGCGCTTCGGGCGCAAGCGCTACTTCCTGACCTCGGTAGCGGCCTTCGTTGCCTCGTCGGCTGCGTGCGGCGCCGCGCGGACGCTCGGCCAGATGGTGCTCTTCCGGCTGGCGCAGGGGGCGGCCGGCGCCGCGATGATCCCCTCCTCGCAAGCGATCCTGATGGAGACGTTCCCGCCCGAGGAGCAGCAGATGGCGATGGCGACCTGGGGCGTGGGCCTGATGGTTGCGCCGATCATCGGGCCGACCGTGGGCGGCTGGATCACCGACAACTGGAACTGGCGCTGGAACTTCTACATCAACGTGCCAATCGGGGCGCTCGCTTTCCTGATGGTTTCAGCGTTCGTCCACGACCCGCCCTACCTGCGCCAGCGCCGGGCGCGCGGCGGCGCGGTGGACTACTTGGGCATCGCGTGCCTGATCGTCGGCCTTGGCCTGCTGCAAATCGTGCTCGACCGCGGGCAGCGCGCCGACTGGTTTGCCTCGCGCTGGATTGTCGCCGGCACCGCATTGGCTGTGCTGGCGCTGATCACGCTGGTGTTCAATGAGCTGTGGTGCGAGCACCCGATCGTCGATTTCCGGATCCTTAAGGATCGCATCTTCTCGCTGGCGGTCTTCCTGATTGTCGTGATGAGCGCGACGCTGTGGGGCACCGGCTTGCTGACGCCGGTCTTTCTCCAGGAGCTGATGGGCTACACGGCCTGGAAGGCGGGACTGGTGATGGTTCCGCGGGCGCTCAGCGCAATGTTCTCGATGTTCGCGGTGGGCCAGCTCGCGCGTGTGCGTGTTGATACTCGCCCGATGATCGGCCTGGGCTTTCTGCTTACGGCAATCGGGCTGTGGCTGATGTCGCATTGGAACCTCGAAGTCAGCATGTACGTGATCGTCATCGACAGCATCGTGCTCGGCAGCGGGCTGGGGATGCTGTTCCCGGTGCTCTCGGCAGTGGGGTTTTCCGGCGTGAGCCGCGAGCGGATGGGCGAAGCCGCCAGCCTCTACAACCTGATGCGCAATACCGGGGCCGCGGTCGGCATCTCGTATCTGACCAATATGCTGGTAAACTATGAGCAGGTTCACCAGTCGAGGCTGGTCGAGCACCTGTCGGTGTTCGACGCCTGGCGCCTCAGCCAGCGCGCCCCGCGCATGCCGGGCGGTCCGCAGTTTCATTTCATGAGCCAGCTCGTTACCGGACAGAAACAGCAGCTCGGCATGGTGTACGGGATGATGATGTCGCAATCCGCGATCATGTCGTTCGACGATCTGTACCGGATCCTGTCGGTGATGATGCTGATCATGGTGCCCGCCTTTCTCGGGCTCCGCTGGGCCGTCCGGCCGCAGGCTGCTCCCGCGCACCTCGAATAG
- a CDS encoding DHA2 family efflux MFS transporter permease subunit: protein MEAAPVATAPAASALPSHKWLVALAVMLGTTLEVLDTSIVNVSLPHMQGSFSASVDEIAWVLTSYLVANGIMIPMTGWISARFGRKRYFMTSVAVFVAASALCGAAVSLDQMVVFRLLQGAAGAAMVPSSQAILMETFPPAEQQLAMATWGVGLMVAPIMGPTLGGWITDNWNWRWNFYINVPIGIVAFLMVSAFVHDPAHLRQHRARGGKVDYVGIACLVVGLGAMQIVLDRGQRADWFAAPWVIWTTVLCAVCFVVLALNELRFPDPILDLRILKLRPFVVALTLIVAMSFVLYGTGLLMPIFLQEFMGYTAWKAGLVLAPRGLATMASMVIVGQIARRRVDTRPLVGAGFVLMTIGLWTMAGWNLQVDLWTVIVPSIVMGAGMGMIFPTLSATALACVARERIGFAASLYNMMRNTGAAVGIAWMTTMLVNHEQLHQSRLVEHLSVFDAWRLSRGAARMPGAPGFNYLAQMVSGRHQAFGAMYGQIQAQAAMLSFNDIYRILALLMAVLIPGFLLLRRGQSAGGGAASH, encoded by the coding sequence ATGGAAGCAGCACCTGTCGCGACGGCGCCGGCGGCGTCGGCCCTGCCGTCGCATAAGTGGCTGGTCGCGCTCGCTGTGATGCTGGGCACGACGCTCGAGGTGCTCGACACCTCGATCGTCAACGTCTCGCTGCCGCACATGCAGGGCAGCTTCTCGGCCAGCGTGGACGAGATCGCGTGGGTGCTGACCAGCTACCTGGTCGCCAACGGGATCATGATCCCGATGACCGGCTGGATCTCCGCGCGCTTCGGCCGCAAACGCTACTTCATGACCTCGGTCGCGGTCTTCGTCGCCGCCTCGGCGCTGTGCGGCGCGGCCGTCTCGCTGGACCAGATGGTGGTCTTTCGCCTGCTCCAGGGCGCGGCGGGGGCCGCGATGGTGCCGTCGTCGCAGGCGATTCTGATGGAGACTTTTCCGCCCGCCGAGCAACAGCTCGCGATGGCGACGTGGGGCGTGGGGCTGATGGTTGCGCCGATCATGGGGCCGACGCTGGGCGGCTGGATCACCGACAACTGGAACTGGCGCTGGAATTTCTACATCAACGTACCGATCGGCATTGTTGCCTTCCTGATGGTTTCAGCGTTCGTTCACGACCCCGCCCATCTGCGCCAGCATCGTGCGCGCGGCGGCAAGGTCGATTATGTCGGCATTGCGTGCCTCGTGGTGGGGCTGGGCGCGATGCAGATCGTGCTCGACCGCGGCCAGCGTGCCGACTGGTTCGCCGCGCCGTGGGTGATCTGGACTACGGTGCTGTGCGCGGTCTGCTTCGTCGTGCTGGCGCTCAACGAGCTGCGCTTTCCCGATCCGATCCTCGATCTCCGCATTCTCAAGCTGCGCCCGTTCGTCGTCGCGCTCACCCTAATCGTCGCGATGAGCTTTGTGCTCTACGGCACCGGACTGCTGATGCCGATTTTCCTCCAGGAGTTCATGGGCTACACGGCGTGGAAGGCGGGGCTGGTGCTGGCGCCGCGCGGGCTGGCCACGATGGCCTCGATGGTGATCGTCGGGCAAATCGCGCGCCGGCGCGTCGACACCCGGCCGCTGGTCGGGGCGGGCTTCGTCCTGATGACGATCGGGCTATGGACGATGGCGGGCTGGAACCTGCAAGTTGATCTGTGGACGGTGATCGTGCCGAGCATCGTGATGGGCGCGGGGATGGGGATGATCTTTCCCACGCTTTCGGCGACCGCGCTGGCCTGCGTCGCGCGCGAGCGGATCGGCTTCGCCGCCAGCCTCTACAACATGATGCGCAACACGGGCGCGGCGGTCGGGATCGCGTGGATGACCACGATGCTCGTCAATCACGAGCAGCTCCATCAGTCGCGCCTGGTCGAGCACCTCTCGGTGTTCGACGCATGGCGGCTCAGCCGGGGAGCGGCACGGATGCCCGGCGCGCCCGGCTTCAACTATCTGGCGCAGATGGTGAGCGGGCGCCATCAGGCTTTCGGCGCGATGTACGGTCAGATCCAGGCGCAGGCTGCGATGTTGTCGTTCAACGACATTTACCGCATCCTGGCACTGCTGATGGCGGTGCTGATTCCGGGCTTCCTGCTGCTGCGCCGCGGCCAGAGTGCGGGTGGCGGCGCGGCGTCGCACTAG
- a CDS encoding macro domain-containing protein has product MDGWRSKLILRQGDLTEAAVDAIVNAANNDLVLGGGVAGAIRAKGGPSIQAECDKLGPVPIGEAAITGGGKLRARWVIHAASMRLGGRTTEAALRNSTRNALRRAEEKRLESIAFPAIGTGIAGFPMERCAEVMLEEIRDHLRGATSLKRVEMVLFDARALKAFEEALAKMAD; this is encoded by the coding sequence ATGGACGGATGGCGCTCGAAGTTGATTCTCAGGCAGGGCGACCTGACCGAAGCGGCGGTGGACGCGATCGTCAACGCGGCGAACAACGACCTGGTATTGGGCGGTGGTGTGGCCGGCGCAATCCGCGCCAAGGGCGGTCCGTCAATCCAGGCCGAATGCGACAAACTCGGGCCGGTCCCGATTGGCGAGGCTGCGATAACCGGGGGCGGCAAGCTCAGGGCGCGATGGGTGATTCATGCAGCCTCGATGCGCCTGGGCGGGCGCACCACCGAGGCGGCGCTGCGCAACTCGACCCGCAATGCGCTGCGGCGGGCGGAGGAGAAACGGCTCGAATCGATCGCCTTCCCGGCGATCGGCACCGGCATCGCGGGTTTTCCGATGGAGCGCTGCGCGGAGGTGATGCTCGAGGAGATCCGCGACCATCTGCGCGGCGCGACCTCGCTCAAGCGGGTTGAGATGGTGCTCTTCGACGCCCGTGCGCTCAAGGCCTTCGAGGAGGCACTCGCGAAGATGGCGGACTGA
- a CDS encoding ABC transporter substrate-binding protein produces MIETKSRQVAWPGATYVPARPRVAAVCAAALALLVAAGCHRVPARRVPTGSLQVDIETSPIALDPRFDTDAISARIDELVYASLVRVDAHGSFVGELAESFERPTPTTIIFHLRRGLRFADGRPLTARDVKYTYDSVLDPATRSPKRAGVEALASIAAPDDATVLMTTTRPYAPALEMGTLGVVPYGTPAGKAETRWPAASGRFRIRSFARDEAITLERNPYRAFTPNRIAEIVFKIVPDPTVRALELAEGVCDLAENNIQPDLLGYLGMRPNLAIEVTPGTTYFYLAFNFRNPHLRDLRLRRAIAYAINRRALIGSLYKGTARVASGMLAPENWAYTAHVTQYHYDPFKASRLLDEAGYTIGSDGTRPLSLVYKTTPEGRRLGEAIQGMLKQIGVHLDIRTNEFATFYGDIQRGNFDLFPLQWVGINDPHQYFLVFDSRMAPPAGNNRGGYSNPAMDRLLEAGDATLDPQARRQIYARVQQLAADDLPYVSLWWVDNVVVRNRRVRGFKPYPNGSLRSLDAVTLVPASDPRRR; encoded by the coding sequence ATGATTGAGACGAAGAGCAGGCAGGTGGCGTGGCCGGGTGCGACCTACGTTCCCGCTCGCCCGCGCGTGGCCGCGGTCTGCGCCGCCGCGCTCGCACTTCTGGTTGCCGCCGGATGCCATCGCGTGCCTGCGCGGCGCGTGCCCACCGGCTCGCTCCAGGTCGATATCGAGACCTCGCCGATTGCGCTCGACCCGCGCTTCGACACCGACGCGATTTCGGCGCGTATCGACGAACTGGTTTACGCTTCGCTGGTCAGGGTCGACGCGCACGGCAGCTTCGTCGGCGAGCTGGCTGAGAGCTTCGAGCGTCCGACGCCGACGACGATCATTTTCCATCTGCGCCGCGGCCTGCGTTTCGCCGACGGACGCCCGCTTACCGCCCGCGACGTAAAATATACATACGACTCGGTTCTTGATCCCGCCACCCGCTCGCCCAAGCGCGCCGGAGTTGAGGCGCTCGCCTCGATCGCCGCGCCCGACGACGCGACGGTGCTGATGACGACGACGCGGCCGTACGCGCCGGCGCTGGAGATGGGAACGCTCGGCGTGGTGCCCTACGGAACCCCGGCGGGCAAAGCGGAGACGCGCTGGCCCGCGGCGAGCGGCAGGTTTCGGATCCGGAGCTTCGCCCGCGACGAAGCGATCACGCTCGAGCGCAATCCGTATCGCGCTTTTACGCCCAATCGCATCGCTGAAATCGTCTTTAAGATCGTTCCTGACCCCACCGTGCGCGCGCTCGAGCTGGCCGAGGGGGTATGCGATCTGGCCGAGAACAACATCCAGCCCGACCTGCTGGGCTATCTTGGGATGCGCCCAAACCTGGCGATCGAGGTGACGCCCGGCACTACTTACTTTTATCTGGCCTTCAACTTTCGCAACCCGCATCTGCGCGACCTGCGGCTGCGCCGCGCGATCGCGTACGCGATCAACCGCCGCGCGCTGATCGGTTCGCTCTACAAGGGCACGGCGCGCGTGGCGAGCGGGATGCTGGCGCCGGAGAACTGGGCGTACACCGCTCACGTGACGCAATACCACTACGATCCGTTCAAGGCATCGCGCCTGCTCGACGAGGCAGGCTACACCATCGGGAGCGACGGCACTCGCCCGCTCAGCCTGGTTTACAAGACGACGCCCGAGGGGCGGCGCCTCGGCGAAGCGATCCAGGGCATGCTCAAGCAGATTGGCGTGCACCTCGACATTCGGACCAACGAGTTTGCAACCTTCTACGGCGACATCCAGCGCGGCAACTTCGACCTTTTTCCGCTCCAATGGGTGGGAATCAACGACCCGCACCAGTACTTCCTCGTCTTCGACTCGAGGATGGCGCCGCCCGCGGGCAACAATCGCGGCGGCTACTCGAATCCCGCGATGGACCGTCTGTTGGAGGCGGGCGACGCAACGCTGGACCCCCAGGCGCGGCGCCAAATCTACGCCCGCGTCCAGCAGCTTGCCGCCGACGACCTGCCGTACGTCTCGCTCTGGTGGGTGGACAACGTGGTAGTGCGCAACCGCCGTGTCAGGGGCTTCAAGCCGTATCCCAACGGCAGCCTGCGCTCGCTCGACGCCGTCACCCTAGTCCCGGCGTCCGACCCTCGCAGGCGATGA
- a CDS encoding ABC transporter permease, translated as MTNLVRRLLALIPVALGVATLTFALIHLVPGDPVVAMLGETAAPADIARMRHELGLDRPLLAQYASFLRGVAHGDLGESISAHEPVARLIAQRYPATLELTGAGLLVAVMLALPLGLVAGADPGGAADLGAMGFAILGISIPHLYLGPLLMIVFSLDLGWLPLTGRGGLAHLVLPAVTLGTALAAVLARMLRQSLVQVRAADYLRTARAKGLSASSALVRHGLRNALTPVITLLGLQAGGLLTGAIIVEMIFSWPGMGRMMIAAISARDYPLVEGCVLVFALSYVVVNMLTDLVYGLIDPRIRLGA; from the coding sequence ATGACCAATCTCGTCCGCCGCCTGCTCGCGCTGATTCCGGTGGCGCTGGGCGTCGCGACGCTGACCTTTGCGCTGATACATCTCGTGCCCGGCGACCCCGTAGTGGCGATGCTTGGCGAGACAGCCGCGCCGGCGGATATCGCGCGCATGCGCCACGAGTTGGGGCTCGACCGCCCGCTCCTTGCGCAGTACGCGAGCTTCCTGCGGGGAGTTGCGCACGGCGATCTGGGCGAATCGATCTCGGCGCACGAGCCGGTCGCGCGGCTGATCGCACAGCGCTACCCGGCGACGCTCGAGCTCACGGGCGCGGGGCTGCTGGTGGCGGTCATGCTCGCGCTACCGCTGGGGCTCGTCGCGGGCGCCGATCCGGGTGGCGCCGCCGACCTCGGCGCGATGGGCTTCGCCATCCTAGGCATTTCGATACCCCATCTTTATCTCGGTCCGCTCCTGATGATCGTGTTCTCGCTCGACCTTGGATGGTTGCCGCTGACCGGGCGCGGCGGACTTGCGCATCTGGTGCTCCCTGCCGTGACGCTGGGGACGGCGCTGGCGGCAGTGCTTGCGCGGATGCTGCGCCAGAGCCTGGTGCAGGTGCGCGCGGCAGACTACCTGCGCACGGCTCGCGCCAAGGGACTCAGCGCCAGCAGCGCGCTGGTCCGCCACGGGCTGCGCAACGCACTGACGCCGGTGATCACGCTGCTCGGCTTACAGGCTGGCGGCCTGCTGACCGGCGCGATCATCGTCGAGATGATTTTCTCGTGGCCCGGGATGGGCCGGATGATGATCGCGGCGATAAGCGCGCGCGATTATCCGCTGGTGGAAGGATGCGTGCTCGTCTTCGCGCTCAGCTACGTCGTGGTGAACATGCTGACCGACCTCGTGTACGGGCTTATCGATCCGCGCATCCGGCTTGGAGCGTGA
- a CDS encoding ABC transporter permease, producing MALLGPALVRTDPLAIDLALVLAPPEHGHWLGCDALGRDILARVLWGARLSLGVSATVVFVSLALGSLVGGAAALVGGRVDALVMRTVDIVLAFPGFLFALALAAILGPGLVKLVIALSAMGWTGYARLVRGEVLSLRERDYVEAARALGAPPARLLVRHLLPALAGPVAVQATFGVGGVIVAEASLSFLGLGARPPTPTWGNMLEAGRAFLLVAPHLTAAPGVAIGAAVLGFNLFGDGIAQAVGVRG from the coding sequence ATGGCGCTTCTGGGCCCGGCGCTCGTGCGCACCGACCCCCTCGCGATCGACCTTGCACTGGTGCTGGCACCGCCCGAGCATGGCCATTGGCTCGGATGCGACGCGCTGGGACGCGACATCCTGGCGCGCGTGCTGTGGGGCGCGCGGCTGTCACTCGGCGTCTCGGCCACGGTGGTGTTTGTCTCGCTCGCGCTGGGCAGCCTGGTGGGCGGAGCCGCCGCCCTCGTCGGCGGGCGGGTCGATGCCTTGGTGATGCGCACGGTCGATATCGTGCTCGCGTTCCCGGGCTTCCTCTTCGCGCTCGCGCTGGCCGCGATCCTCGGCCCCGGGCTGGTCAAGCTGGTGATCGCGCTGAGCGCGATGGGCTGGACGGGCTACGCGCGGCTGGTGCGCGGCGAGGTGCTTTCGTTGCGCGAGCGCGACTATGTCGAAGCAGCGCGCGCGCTGGGCGCGCCGCCGGCGCGGCTGCTCGTGCGCCATCTGTTGCCCGCGCTGGCCGGCCCGGTCGCGGTGCAGGCGACCTTCGGCGTGGGCGGGGTCATTGTGGCCGAGGCCTCGCTGTCCTTTCTCGGGCTGGGAGCGCGGCCGCCGACGCCCACTTGGGGCAACATGCTTGAGGCGGGACGCGCCTTCCTGCTCGTCGCGCCGCACCTTACTGCCGCGCCGGGGGTGGCGATCGGCGCGGCGGTGCTGGGCTTCAATCTTTTCGGCGATGGTATCGCGCAGGCGGTCGGCGTGCGCGGTTAG